The Candidatus Eisenbacteria bacterium genome has a segment encoding these proteins:
- the hisC gene encoding histidinol-phosphate transaminase gives MPAFDQLIRPGIRAIQPYTPGKPIEELERELGIEGALKFASNENPAGPSPLALQAVRDCMRSANRYGDAGCYYLRRELARHWGLPESHFAAFNGSSESIYLSAMLTCGEGHEVVFTHPPSFLLYRMSALSVGATPVAVPPRNLGHDLRAMRAAMTPRTRLVFICNPDNPTGTSLGHDEVDRFMEGIGEDVLVVFDHAYAEYATRPDFPDILKYVRAGRPVAELRTFSKAYSLAGFRASYMIAPPALVDYYNRARLPFNVNTPAQAAATAALRDQDHVRRAVALNQASLTRIVECMESLGVEVTPTQANFVLVKLPADSRPVQAELERRGIIVRNMVAFGLSPEYLRVTSGTMEETERLVSAFRDVLRPVAAR, from the coding sequence ATGCCTGCCTTCGACCAGCTGATCCGCCCGGGGATCCGGGCCATCCAGCCATACACCCCGGGCAAGCCCATCGAGGAGCTCGAGCGCGAGCTCGGGATCGAGGGCGCCCTCAAGTTCGCGTCGAACGAGAACCCCGCGGGCCCCTCACCGCTGGCCCTCCAGGCCGTGCGCGACTGCATGCGCTCGGCCAACCGCTACGGGGATGCCGGCTGCTACTACCTGCGCCGCGAACTGGCCCGGCACTGGGGACTGCCGGAGAGCCACTTCGCGGCCTTCAACGGCTCCTCGGAGAGCATCTACCTCTCGGCGATGCTCACCTGCGGCGAGGGGCACGAGGTGGTGTTCACGCACCCGCCGTCGTTCCTGCTGTACCGGATGTCCGCGCTTTCGGTGGGCGCCACCCCGGTCGCGGTCCCGCCGCGCAACCTGGGTCACGACCTCCGGGCGATGCGCGCGGCCATGACCCCGCGCACCCGGCTGGTGTTCATCTGCAATCCCGACAATCCCACGGGCACGTCCCTGGGCCATGACGAGGTGGACCGCTTCATGGAAGGCATCGGCGAGGACGTGCTGGTGGTGTTCGACCACGCCTACGCCGAGTACGCCACCCGGCCCGACTTCCCCGACATTCTGAAGTACGTGCGGGCCGGCCGGCCGGTGGCCGAGTTGCGCACCTTTTCGAAGGCCTACTCGCTGGCGGGATTCCGAGCCTCCTACATGATCGCCCCGCCGGCGCTGGTGGACTACTACAACCGCGCCCGTCTGCCCTTCAACGTGAACACGCCCGCGCAGGCGGCCGCGACGGCGGCCCTGCGCGACCAGGACCACGTGCGCCGCGCCGTGGCGCTGAACCAGGCTTCCCTGACCCGGATCGTGGAGTGCATGGAGTCCCTGGGGGTGGAGGTCACTCCCACGCAGGCGAACTTCGTGCTGGTAAAGCTGCCGGCGGATTCACGGCCCGTCCAGGCGGAGCTGGAGCGGCGCGGGATTATCGTCCGCAACATGGTGGCGTTCGGCCTGTCCCCCGAATACCTGCGCGTCACCAGCGGCACGATGGAAGAGACGGAACGCCTGGTGAGCGCGTTCCGCGACGTGCTGCGGCCCGTCGCGGCGCGCTGA
- a CDS encoding chorismate mutase, producing MDELTDLRAQIDRIDRDLVSLLAQRADVAGRIGALKAAEGSAVFDPGREETVISRAVALGAGRLPARSLEAIFREIISASRALEAPTRVAFLGEEGGFGHEAAASRFGSSAFCAPMTDADALLGTLQARSADFGCFPITPSGEDPGFEAFDLLLNSPFPVVGEFLVENSHCLLAGSAGPVARLIGDPYSFTHCRRHLDLMHPGVERVAVRNGLEAARLAARSPGAAAVGTRILGELAGLEVIAEALDDVPGAARRYLILGIEPAKRAAEEKTALLVALDNRPGFLHGLLGCFASTGINLVWLENRANARWSWDHLFYLEADGHHQEEPLKTALTAVQRGTAFFKVLGSFPRSVTR from the coding sequence ATGGACGAGCTCACTGACCTCCGCGCGCAGATCGACCGCATTGACCGCGACCTGGTCTCGCTGCTGGCGCAGCGCGCCGACGTGGCCGGCCGCATCGGGGCGCTGAAGGCGGCCGAGGGCTCGGCGGTGTTCGACCCGGGCCGCGAGGAGACGGTGATCTCCCGTGCCGTGGCGCTCGGCGCGGGCCGCCTCCCCGCCCGCTCGCTCGAAGCCATCTTCCGGGAGATCATCTCCGCGTCCCGCGCGCTCGAAGCGCCCACGCGGGTCGCCTTCCTGGGGGAGGAGGGCGGGTTCGGCCACGAGGCCGCCGCGTCGCGCTTCGGCAGCTCCGCCTTCTGCGCCCCCATGACCGACGCCGACGCCCTGCTCGGCACCCTGCAGGCCCGCTCCGCGGACTTCGGCTGTTTCCCGATCACGCCGTCCGGCGAAGACCCCGGCTTCGAAGCCTTCGACCTGCTGCTCAATTCCCCGTTCCCGGTGGTGGGCGAGTTCCTGGTGGAGAACAGCCACTGCCTGCTGGCCGGCTCGGCGGGGCCGGTGGCGCGCCTGATCGGGGACCCCTACTCCTTCACCCACTGCCGCCGCCACCTCGACCTGATGCACCCGGGAGTGGAGCGCGTGGCGGTGCGCAACGGCCTGGAGGCGGCGCGGCTGGCGGCCCGCAGCCCGGGCGCCGCGGCGGTCGGCACCCGCATCCTGGGCGAGCTGGCCGGGCTGGAGGTCATCGCCGAGGCGCTGGACGACGTGCCCGGAGCCGCGCGCCGCTACCTGATCCTGGGCATCGAGCCCGCCAAGCGGGCCGCGGAGGAGAAGACCGCGCTGCTGGTGGCCCTCGACAACCGCCCCGGCTTCCTGCACGGGCTGCTGGGCTGCTTCGCATCCACCGGGATCAACCTGGTGTGGCTCGAAAACCGCGCCAACGCGCGCTGGTCGTGGGACCACCTCTTCTACCTCGAAGCCGACGGCCACCACCAGGAGGAGCCGCTCAAGACCGCGCTCACCGCGGTGCAGCGCGGCACCGCCTTCTTCAAGGTCCTCGGTTCCTTTCCCCGTTCCGTCACCCGCTGA
- a CDS encoding segregation/condensation protein A yields MQGFEGPLDLLLHLIKRDEVDIYDIPIARITEQYLRYLDLMRALNLDVAGEFLVMAATLMRIKVKMLLPVTPLEEEEEGDPREALVQQLLEYRKYKEVAGRLREREEERRCLYERGLPESLDRSEPLPLRPVSLFDLLDVFRQVQLRASVEAAVYEVQAPAIYIEDCMERIRQEITGRGRIRFTELLARCRRRLEMIVTFMALLELMKLGEIMAEQEESFGDIWIQPARAAGPQPAGG; encoded by the coding sequence ATCCAGGGCTTCGAGGGCCCGCTCGACCTGCTGCTCCACCTCATCAAGCGCGACGAGGTGGACATCTATGACATTCCGATCGCGCGCATCACCGAGCAGTACCTTCGATACCTGGACCTGATGCGCGCGCTCAACCTCGACGTGGCCGGCGAGTTCCTGGTCATGGCGGCGACGCTGATGCGCATCAAGGTGAAGATGCTGCTCCCGGTCACGCCGCTCGAGGAGGAGGAGGAGGGCGACCCTCGCGAAGCGCTGGTGCAACAACTGCTCGAGTACCGCAAGTACAAGGAGGTGGCCGGCCGGCTCCGGGAGCGCGAGGAGGAGCGCCGCTGCCTCTACGAGCGGGGGCTGCCCGAGAGCCTGGATCGCAGCGAGCCGCTGCCGCTGCGCCCGGTGAGCCTGTTCGACCTGCTGGACGTATTCCGGCAGGTGCAGCTGCGCGCGTCGGTGGAGGCGGCGGTCTACGAAGTGCAGGCGCCGGCGATCTACATCGAGGACTGCATGGAGCGCATCCGGCAGGAGATCACCGGCCGGGGGCGGATTCGCTTCACCGAGCTGCTGGCCCGCTGCCGGCGCAGGCTGGAGATGATCGTGACCTTCATGGCGCTCCTGGAATTGATGAAGCTCGGCGAGATCATGGCCGAGCAGGAGGAATCGTTTGGCGACATCTGGATCCAACCCGCACGAGCCGCGGGACCCCAGCCCGCGGGGGGATGA
- a CDS encoding PilZ domain-containing protein — MTKSDARSDRRRNPRVEARLALQISERGAKGGPQVAESLNISTGGVYCLVKAALPVLTVLDLSIQLPKFGANKATQVLHCEAVVVRCEKSAKPARGAVVYDLACAFQNLDDETQGMVNEYVLWKLLRPGTTGNG, encoded by the coding sequence ATGACCAAGTCCGATGCCCGCAGCGATCGCCGCCGGAACCCTCGCGTCGAGGCCAGGCTGGCGCTGCAGATCAGCGAGCGCGGCGCCAAGGGCGGCCCGCAGGTGGCCGAGAGCTTGAACATCAGCACCGGCGGCGTGTACTGCCTGGTCAAGGCGGCGCTCCCGGTGCTGACCGTGCTCGACCTGAGCATCCAGCTGCCCAAGTTCGGCGCCAACAAGGCCACGCAGGTGCTGCACTGCGAGGCGGTGGTGGTGCGCTGCGAGAAGTCGGCCAAGCCCGCGCGGGGGGCGGTGGTCTACGACCTGGCGTGCGCGTTCCAGAACCTGGACGACGAGACCCAGGGAATGGTCAACGAGTACGTGCTGTGGAAGCTGCTGCGGCCGGGAACCACCGGCAACGGTTGA
- the trpS gene encoding tryptophan--tRNA ligase, which translates to MSRGRILSGMRPTGRMHLGNYVGALENWVALQGQYENFHMVADWHMLTTGYEDTSRLAADTHAMVADWLAAGIDPVQTPVFRQSKIKEHAELHLLFSMLVTKARLERNPSLKEQARDLHIDDQVISYGHLGYPVLQAADILIYKANVVPVGEDQVPHVELTREIARRFNHVYCAGREPIFPEPEAKLTAFARLRGLEGNRMSKSVGNTIHLTDSPEEIEARMKMAYTDPRKARLTDPGRPEEDPSELDSEGRPLHRGCVVWEYHRKFNSAEAESIATQCRAGALGCVKDKKYLAGKLAEALAPIRERHAAIMARPGYVEDVLQDGEARARRVAEATLAEVREAMHLP; encoded by the coding sequence GTGAGCCGCGGGCGCATCCTCTCCGGTATGCGCCCCACGGGCCGCATGCACCTGGGCAATTACGTGGGCGCGCTCGAGAACTGGGTGGCGCTCCAGGGCCAGTACGAGAACTTTCACATGGTGGCCGACTGGCACATGCTCACCACCGGATACGAGGACACATCCAGGCTGGCCGCGGACACGCACGCCATGGTGGCCGACTGGCTGGCCGCGGGCATTGATCCCGTGCAGACGCCGGTGTTCCGCCAGTCGAAGATCAAGGAGCACGCGGAGCTTCACCTGCTGTTCTCGATGCTGGTGACCAAGGCGCGGCTCGAGCGCAACCCCTCGCTCAAGGAGCAGGCGCGGGACCTGCACATCGACGACCAGGTGATCAGCTACGGCCACCTCGGCTACCCGGTGCTGCAGGCTGCGGACATCCTCATCTACAAGGCCAACGTGGTGCCGGTGGGCGAGGACCAGGTGCCGCACGTGGAGCTCACCCGCGAGATCGCCCGCCGCTTCAACCACGTCTACTGCGCGGGGCGGGAGCCCATCTTTCCGGAGCCCGAGGCCAAGCTGACCGCGTTCGCGCGACTGCGGGGGCTGGAGGGCAATCGCATGAGCAAGTCGGTGGGCAACACCATCCACCTCACCGACTCCCCGGAGGAGATCGAGGCCAGGATGAAGATGGCCTACACCGACCCCCGGAAGGCCCGGCTCACCGATCCCGGCCGTCCCGAGGAGGATCCCTCGGAACTGGACAGCGAAGGCCGTCCGCTGCACCGGGGCTGCGTGGTGTGGGAGTACCATCGCAAGTTCAACTCCGCGGAGGCGGAGAGCATCGCCACGCAGTGCCGCGCGGGCGCGCTGGGCTGCGTGAAGGACAAGAAGTACCTGGCCGGAAAGCTGGCGGAGGCCCTGGCACCCATCCGCGAGCGCCACGCGGCCATCATGGCCCGCCCGGGATACGTCGAGGACGTGCTGCAGGACGGAGAGGCGCGCGCCCGCCGGGTGGCCGAGGCCACCCTGGCCGAGGTGCGGGAAGCGATGCACCTGCCATGA
- a CDS encoding rRNA pseudouridine synthase has product METRLGKYLAECGVAARRKADELIREGRVQVNGRPAELGQKVDPARDRVTVDGRALRRPASKVTVMVYKPPGYVSTVDDPEGRETVLDLLPNRRERLFPVGRLDLLSEGLLLLTNDGDLALRLTHPRNRVEKEYRVTVGADVEEVAVDRLRRGVRTQALGPVRPERVEQTGPRRLSVVLLEGRKREIREMCAAVGLPVERLKRVRIGGLLLGRLQPGEWRELGPLDLERLMQREPARPRRGPRQGTHGRAH; this is encoded by the coding sequence ATGGAGACAAGGCTCGGTAAGTACCTCGCCGAGTGCGGCGTCGCCGCCCGGCGCAAGGCCGACGAGCTGATCCGCGAAGGCCGGGTGCAGGTGAACGGCCGGCCGGCGGAACTGGGGCAGAAGGTGGACCCGGCCCGCGACCGGGTCACGGTGGACGGGCGCGCGCTGCGCCGGCCCGCCTCCAAGGTGACTGTGATGGTGTACAAGCCGCCGGGCTACGTCTCCACGGTGGACGATCCCGAAGGTCGCGAGACGGTGCTCGACCTGCTCCCGAACCGGCGCGAGCGCCTGTTTCCAGTGGGCCGCCTGGACCTGCTCAGCGAAGGGCTGCTGCTGCTCACCAACGACGGCGACCTGGCGCTGCGGCTCACCCATCCGCGAAACCGCGTGGAAAAAGAGTACCGCGTCACCGTGGGCGCGGACGTGGAAGAGGTCGCGGTGGACCGCCTCCGACGCGGCGTGCGCACGCAGGCCCTGGGGCCGGTGCGACCGGAGCGCGTGGAGCAGACCGGGCCGCGGCGGCTCTCGGTGGTGCTGCTCGAGGGCCGCAAGCGGGAGATCCGCGAGATGTGCGCGGCCGTGGGCCTGCCGGTGGAACGCCTCAAGCGGGTGCGCATCGGCGGGCTGCTGCTGGGCCGGCTGCAGCCCGGGGAGTGGCGCGAGCTGGGCCCCCTGGACCTCGAACGTTTGATGCAACGCGAGCCGGCGCGCCCGCGCCGCGGCCCGAGACAGGGGACCCATGGACGAGCTCACTGA
- a CDS encoding S8 family serine peptidase: MRLRSILFLTFAALLVQPVSSQAQVRKLSDLEPGLRAVAEGGEIPLANRPLPAPVATLGLKGPRVTPDYVRPTEFGVLFEFDGSRSELEASGIRVNTQVGHLFTARVRPDEVRNLMLVSGLRNARLERYMEPHLNAAMTDTRGDLEHGTPSGSPPVYPGHTGRNVIIGDVDSGIDFNKPDFQDPVTGKTRILYIWDQTDLVGPNPSTFTYGSEWTKNDIDNTPGSIRQMDLDGHGTNVCGTAAGNGSETGCSQPGYRYVGMAPEASIIQVKTNFTDTGIIDGVNYVFQKAAALGRPAVCNLSLGGHSGPHDGSDAFSTGVGALSGVNKIIVASAGNSNNSKIHGKLTTTSNTVGVDKFTVSVPAYTARGGTFNDYILIAGWYDPTVSLTIRVKGPAATDTVSVGLGQMKESNTVDGKIFVVNQVANQGFGGTSRDRQFEIQLYDSLAARPPKNGTWEIDVVTNTGSPLASRVDIWMYVYSLGSLGAAPQVVTGLDNSTLVGGPGDADSVFTVAAHTTKPSWFSCAQGGTCAYTSSPPMNAIASFSSNGPRRDGVLKPEISAPGFGIATTHSDQSGAIGVCGDVDDGVHEINQGTSFSSPLVAGAVALFLEYRTGVTPSLIKASFEPHTRRDGFTGAVPNSIWGWGKLDVFASLDHTPPVVNVTSPVGGENWVGGSSHNITWTAVDSIQVDTVKIEVSEDGGGSWTTLAHGVANTGSQPWTVPVTAHGQVRARVTAWDTAKNFAADISDSNAHIVDVEAGGSAAFALGRSRPNPTPGRASIRFILPAAGPVDLAVFDLAGRRVATLAQGRMSAGAHEATWDGRGAASGVYFYRLRAGSQSAERRLVLVH; this comes from the coding sequence ATGCGACTGCGGTCCATTCTATTCCTCACCTTCGCCGCCCTGCTCGTCCAGCCCGTCAGCTCCCAGGCGCAGGTGCGCAAGCTCTCCGACCTCGAGCCCGGGTTGCGCGCGGTCGCCGAGGGCGGAGAAATCCCGCTGGCCAACCGCCCGCTGCCCGCGCCCGTCGCCACGCTGGGCCTCAAGGGGCCGCGCGTGACTCCGGACTACGTGCGCCCCACCGAGTTCGGCGTCCTGTTCGAGTTCGACGGCTCCCGCTCCGAACTGGAAGCCAGCGGGATCCGCGTCAACACCCAGGTGGGTCACCTGTTCACGGCGCGCGTGCGCCCCGACGAGGTGAGGAACCTCATGCTGGTCTCCGGCCTCCGCAACGCCCGGCTGGAGCGCTACATGGAGCCGCACCTCAACGCCGCGATGACCGACACCCGCGGCGATCTCGAGCACGGCACCCCCAGCGGCAGCCCGCCGGTCTACCCCGGCCACACCGGCAGGAACGTGATCATCGGCGACGTGGACTCGGGCATCGACTTCAACAAGCCGGACTTTCAGGACCCGGTGACCGGCAAGACGCGCATTCTCTACATCTGGGACCAGACGGACCTGGTCGGCCCCAACCCCTCGACCTTCACCTACGGCAGCGAGTGGACCAAGAACGACATCGACAACACCCCCGGTTCCATCCGCCAAATGGACCTGGACGGCCACGGCACCAACGTGTGCGGCACGGCCGCCGGCAACGGCAGCGAGACCGGCTGCTCCCAGCCCGGGTACCGCTACGTGGGCATGGCCCCCGAGGCGAGCATCATCCAGGTGAAGACGAACTTCACCGACACCGGGATCATCGACGGCGTCAACTACGTGTTCCAGAAGGCCGCGGCGCTGGGCCGGCCGGCGGTGTGCAACCTCTCGCTGGGCGGCCACTCCGGCCCCCACGACGGTTCCGACGCATTCTCCACGGGCGTGGGCGCCCTCTCCGGAGTGAACAAGATCATCGTCGCGTCCGCGGGCAACAGCAACAACAGCAAGATCCACGGCAAGCTCACCACCACCTCCAACACCGTGGGCGTGGACAAGTTCACCGTCAGCGTGCCCGCCTACACCGCGCGCGGCGGCACGTTCAACGACTACATCCTGATCGCCGGCTGGTACGACCCCACGGTGTCGCTGACCATCCGCGTGAAAGGCCCGGCGGCCACCGACACCGTGTCCGTGGGCCTGGGGCAGATGAAGGAGAGCAACACCGTCGACGGCAAGATCTTCGTGGTCAACCAGGTGGCCAACCAGGGCTTCGGCGGGACCTCCCGGGACCGCCAGTTCGAGATCCAACTGTATGACTCCCTCGCCGCGCGGCCGCCCAAGAACGGCACCTGGGAGATCGACGTGGTCACCAACACCGGCAGCCCGCTGGCCTCCCGCGTGGATATCTGGATGTACGTGTACTCGCTGGGCAGCCTCGGCGCGGCGCCCCAGGTGGTCACCGGGCTGGACAACAGCACGCTCGTCGGCGGCCCCGGCGACGCCGACAGCGTCTTCACCGTGGCGGCGCACACCACCAAGCCGTCGTGGTTCTCGTGCGCCCAGGGCGGCACCTGCGCCTACACCTCCAGCCCGCCGATGAACGCCATCGCCTCGTTCTCGAGCAACGGGCCGCGCCGGGACGGGGTGCTCAAGCCCGAGATCAGCGCGCCGGGCTTCGGGATCGCGACCACGCACTCCGACCAGTCGGGCGCCATCGGCGTGTGCGGGGACGTGGACGACGGCGTGCACGAGATCAACCAGGGCACCAGCTTCTCCAGCCCGCTGGTGGCCGGGGCGGTGGCGCTGTTCCTGGAGTACCGCACCGGCGTCACGCCCAGCCTGATCAAGGCGTCGTTCGAGCCCCACACCCGCCGCGACGGCTTCACCGGCGCGGTGCCGAATTCCATCTGGGGCTGGGGCAAGCTGGACGTGTTCGCATCGCTGGACCACACGCCCCCGGTGGTGAACGTCACCTCGCCGGTGGGCGGGGAGAACTGGGTCGGCGGCTCGTCGCACAACATCACGTGGACGGCCGTGGACAGCATCCAGGTGGACACCGTGAAGATCGAGGTGTCCGAGGACGGCGGCGGAAGCTGGACCACCCTGGCGCACGGCGTGGCCAACACCGGCTCGCAGCCCTGGACCGTGCCGGTCACCGCCCACGGCCAGGTGCGCGCCCGGGTCACCGCGTGGGACACCGCGAAGAACTTCGCCGCCGACATCTCGGACTCCAACGCCCACATCGTGGACGTGGAAGCGGGAGGGAGCGCGGCCTTCGCGCTGGGCCGCAGCCGGCCGAATCCCACTCCGGGGCGCGCCAGCATCCGGTTCATCCTGCCGGCCGCCGGGCCGGTGGACCTGGCGGTGTTCGACCTGGCCGGTCGCCGCGTGGCCACGCTGGCCCAGGGCCGCATGAGCGCCGGCGCCCACGAGGCCACCTGGGACGGCCGCGGCGCCGCCTCGGGCGTGTACTTCTACCGCCTGCGCGCGGGTTCGCAGTCCGCCGAGCGCCGCCTGGTGCTGGTGCACTGA
- the scpB gene encoding SMC-Scp complex subunit ScpB — MLPALEALLFAAPQPLTLEALAEALAPLAAPEVGGLLEQLRAELEGAGRGVTLVQVAGGWQIVSRPEYAPYVQRMLRGRRKARLSRAALETLAIVAYRQPVTKADIEGIRGVDSSGVLAHLLERNLVGIRGRAHTVGRPLLYGTTQEFLVYFGINDLTDLPKPEELAELLKDREGLEAGLFDGLEAEAAADTPGTSAASGPPSSGDAEGMTAAELDELEAAWEEPSGAPGGGSDGDKAR; from the coding sequence CTGCTGCCCGCCCTGGAAGCGCTGCTGTTCGCGGCGCCTCAGCCGCTCACGCTCGAGGCGCTGGCCGAGGCCCTGGCGCCGCTCGCCGCCCCCGAGGTGGGGGGGCTCCTCGAGCAGCTCCGCGCGGAGCTGGAGGGCGCGGGCCGTGGCGTGACCCTGGTGCAGGTCGCCGGCGGCTGGCAGATCGTGTCGCGCCCGGAGTACGCGCCGTACGTGCAGCGCATGCTCCGCGGGCGGCGCAAGGCGCGCCTCTCGCGCGCCGCACTGGAGACGCTGGCCATCGTGGCGTACCGCCAGCCGGTGACCAAGGCCGACATCGAGGGTATCCGCGGTGTGGACTCCTCGGGAGTGCTGGCACACCTGCTGGAGCGCAATCTCGTGGGCATTCGCGGCCGGGCCCACACCGTGGGCCGCCCGCTCCTGTACGGGACCACCCAGGAGTTCCTGGTCTATTTCGGCATCAACGACCTCACCGATCTGCCCAAGCCCGAGGAACTGGCCGAACTCCTGAAGGACCGCGAGGGGCTCGAAGCGGGCCTGTTCGACGGATTGGAGGCGGAAGCCGCGGCGGACACCCCCGGGACCTCGGCGGCGTCCGGGCCGCCTTCGTCCGGCGACGCCGAGGGCATGACTGCGGCCGAACTCGACGAACTGGAGGCCGCCTGGGAGGAGCCCAGCGGCGCCCCGGGGGGCGGCTCCGATGGAGACAAGGCTCGGTAA
- a CDS encoding site-2 protease family protein, producing MKDALRRWLLVGPVLLYSVILHEIMHGYMALVYGDPTALDAGRLTLNPFPHIDLWGSVLIPTFLILIRSPFFIAWAKPVEVSPALTPFVMMVVAIAGPLTNLALAVACAGLMRVVSPVLGLGRWARRARFMLAYGVLVNSMLMVFNFLPLPALDGSKVLAFLAPPLRDALLHENIYIQFGVLALIMAVPQVRTWLIAFPTRVLGGSLLRWADPSGNWRLS from the coding sequence TTGAAGGACGCGCTTCGACGCTGGCTCCTGGTGGGGCCGGTTCTTTTGTATTCCGTGATCCTCCACGAGATCATGCACGGCTACATGGCCCTGGTGTACGGGGACCCGACCGCGCTCGACGCCGGCCGGCTGACGCTGAACCCGTTTCCGCACATCGACCTGTGGGGCTCGGTGCTGATCCCGACGTTCCTGATCCTGATCCGCTCGCCGTTCTTCATCGCCTGGGCGAAGCCCGTCGAGGTGAGCCCGGCGCTTACGCCGTTCGTGATGATGGTGGTCGCGATCGCGGGGCCGCTCACCAACCTGGCGCTGGCCGTGGCGTGCGCCGGGCTCATGCGCGTGGTGTCCCCGGTGCTGGGCCTGGGACGGTGGGCGCGGCGGGCGCGGTTCATGCTCGCCTACGGCGTGCTGGTGAACAGCATGCTGATGGTGTTCAATTTCCTCCCGCTGCCGGCCCTGGACGGCTCGAAGGTGCTGGCGTTCCTGGCGCCGCCGCTGCGGGACGCCCTGCTGCACGAAAACATCTACATTCAATTCGGGGTGCTCGCGTTGATCATGGCCGTTCCGCAGGTCCGCACCTGGCTCATCGCCTTCCCCACGCGGGTGCTGGGCGGCTCGCTGCTCCGGTGGGCCGATCCCTCCGGCAACTGGAGGCTCTCGTGA